The following coding sequences lie in one Arachis hypogaea cultivar Tifrunner chromosome 4, arahy.Tifrunner.gnm2.J5K5, whole genome shotgun sequence genomic window:
- the LOC112796168 gene encoding uncharacterized protein, translating to MTKPPVSPDLPPPNLTATDEETTRCNTANRPRKLIIKCGHRMVGCTTDKDVINANTTGRDDSGTGLQQSPLEPTLNSKRRKKNNAEPKGYQSHAPWIAPSLPPTLLHDLTVTREKLMHDFKTSLEGNFSKEDNHKPLAPTPPVATAAIAERSPNGLKINESICDDTAENVWKGRTRSRSCNKKERPPFRFALTESEIEEDFLKMTMNGNRPPPKQKKQPRNLQKQLDIMKLVRKSSQNHRCNLYLQMEFLIQVLVCRIISM from the exons ATGACGAAGCCTCCCGTTTCGCCTGATCTGCCGCCACCAAACCTAACGGCCACGGACGAGGAAACTACAAGATGCAATACTGCCAACCGACCTCGCAAACTCATCATCAAGTGCGGACACAGGATGGTCGGCTGCACCACTGATAAGGACGTCATCAACGCAAACACTACTGGCCGCGATGATTCCGGCACAGGGCTCCAGCAGTCGCCGCTGGAACCAACTCTGAATTcgaagaggagaaagaagaatAATGCAGAGCCAAAGGGATACCAGAGTCACGCTCCATGGATAGCACCTTCTCTGCCACCGACATTATTGCATGATCTCACGGTGACGAGGGAGAAACTCATGCATGATTTCAAGACTTCACTGGAAGGAAATTTCAGTAAGGAGGATAATCACAAACCGCTTGCACCGACACCACCAGTAGCGACAGCGGCGATTGCTGAACGCAGTCCAAATGGATTGAAGATCAATGAGAGCATATGTGACGATACTGCGGAAAACGTTTGGAAAGGTAGAACAAGAAGCAGGAGTTGCAACAAGAAAGAGAGACCGCCATTTAGGTTCGCGTTGACGGAATCGGAAATTGAGGAAGATTTCTTGAAGATGACAATGAATGGAAATCGGCCACCGCCGAAGCAgaaaaagcagcccagaaatctgCAGAAACAATTGGAT ATAATGAAGCTGGTGAGAAAGAGCAGTCAGAATCACAGATGCAATCTTTATCTGCAAATGGAATTTCTGATCCAGGTGCTGGTATGCAGAATAATCAGTATGTAA